The DNA window GCTCGAATCGACTCCGACTGGCCTCGGAAGACGCCGATCCTTTGTTTTTGATTCGTACAGGTATCGAGTATATCACTACCGGATCGTTTCGTAGTATCTCATATCTTGGTATCTGTATAAGGAAAAAGCATAAATACGTGGTCGTGTTCCGAACTGACGCCGAAAGACATCGGCCGCCCCGAAGGCGGCGAGGTTCGGTCCCTCGACGGTGTCTGCCCGATCGGAGCCCGTATCGGGCGGCGACGACCGCGCCGGCAGCGTGGCGCTGCGCGCCACCGGCTACGTCCCCAGGAGTCGCCGGCGACCGGTCATCGGCTGTCAGCAACGACCGCGGTCGACGTGTGATCCACGTCTTCGACGTGCCAAGCGCGAGGTCGCCTCTGGCCCCGACGGTCCACGACCGCGGACTCTTGTCATGTGACGGGCCATGGCCGTCCGCCCCGACCGTCGCTCGGGACGGACGGCGTTCTCCACGCGGATCCGACCCGGTTCGGCGATCGCGCACACTCCGTTCCCGGACCGGATCGCGGCCGTTTTTCACGCCGCCGGTTTCAGTCGACGTATGTCACGCACACCGCCGACCGCGCCGGCGACGACCGCGTACCGCCCACGAACGGGACCCGATCACGACGGTTCGAGGGGTAACCCGCGTCGATGAACCAGGTCGTCCTCCTCGCCCTGATTGGCGCGATCGCGTGGGGGTTCTGGGCCCTGTTCGCCGACGTGGCGACCCGATCGATGCCGCCGGAGGTCGCGATGATCGTCTCCTACTCGGTGGCCATCGGCGTCGCCGTCGTCTATGCCTGGTATCGCGGGACGGCGTTCCTCGGAAACGACCCGACCGCGCTCTGGTTCGCGGGGCTCGCCGGCGTCGCCTCCGGCGTCGGGGCGGTCGCCTACTACGCGGCGCTCCAGGTCGGCTCCGCGGGAATCGCGACGACGATCACGGCGATGTACTTCGTCGTCGCCGCGGCGCTCGGCTTCCTCCTCTTCGGCAACACCCCCGCGATCAGCGACCTGGCGGGGATCGCGGCGGCCGTCGTCGCGGTCGCGCTGATCGCCTACTGACGGCGGTCACACGGACCGCGTTCACACGCGGGTCAGTCGGACGTCGAGACAGACGTTGTACTCGTGGGGGGCGTACGACCGGACGACGCGCTCGGTCTCCACGGCGACGTCGTAGGCGTCGCCCGCGGCCGCGCGGATCGCCCGCTCGCCGGGGCCGAACGGGTCGTCCTCGTGTTGGATGTCGTAGTAGTGGACCACGCAGTCGTCGCCCGCGAGCGCCACCGCGGTCTCGAGGAACTCGTCAGCGGAGTGCGGCAGGTTCATCACGAGCCGGTCGGCCGCCCCCGCGTACGACCCGGTCGTCTCGCGCACGTCGCCCGCGATCGCGGTCACCCGGTCTTCCACCCCGTTGCGCGCGGCGTTCTCCTCGAGGTACGCGATCGCCGTCTCGTTGAGGTCGCAGGCGACGACCTCGGCGCCGCGGGCGGCCATCGGGACCGCGTACGGGCCGACGCCCGCGAACATGTCGACGACCCGCTCGTCCGGGTCGACCTGCTCGACCACGCGGTGGCGCTCGGTCGCGAGCCGCGGGGAGAAGTACACCGCGGCGACGTCGAGGGCGAACTCGTGGCCGTACTCGCGGTGGACCGTCTCCGTGCCGTTTCCGGCGAGCACGTCCCACTCGCGGACGCGCAGCTCCCCAGCGATCGGCGACGCGCGGTTGAGCACGGTCGCACACGGGAGGTCGGAGGCCATCACGGCGTCGGCGATCTCGCGGGCGCGCTCGTCGTCGTCCTCGTCGAGGATGACGATGTCGCCGAGCCGCTCCAGCGACGGCTCGTAGCCGAGCAGGTCCGCGGGCGTCCGCGGCCGGTCGCGCTCGGCCGCGTCGCGCTCGACGATCCGGTCGGCGAGGTCGGCGGGGACCGCCGACGGATCGGTGACCGGGACGTAGATGGTCCCGTCGTCGACGGCGATCTCGTGGTCGCCGTCGAGGAGGTCGGCGTCGGCGAGCCGCGCGCGGACGGCCTCGCCGCGCTCGCGCTCGACGGCGACGCAGGGGACGCTCATTGCCGGACGGAGGGGGGCGGTCGGATAAAGCGTGACGCTTCGCGGGGGCGAGCCGACTACGTCGATCCGGGCGGCTCGGTCCCCGCGGACGGCTCGGTCCCCGCGGCCGGCTCGGTCGCCACCGCGGCCAGCAGCTCCCCGCCGTCGACGTCGCTCGGAACCTCGACGACCCGATCCGCCGCGTTCGCGATCCGACCGCGTGCGTCCGGCCCCTCGGTTCCGTCGGTGCGGTCGTCCCCGTCCGTCCGGTCGGGACCCGTCCCGTCACCGCCGACGACGACCGCGACGTCGGCGGCGGCGGCCAGTTCGCGCGCCGCCGCCAGCGACTCGGCGTCGACGGGCGCGAAGGGCGGGACGGTCACCGCCCTCGCGCCCGCGTCTGCGGCGGCCACGGCGGCGGCGTCGCCCTCGGGGACGACGCCGAGGGTGGTCGCGTGGCCGGCGGCCGCGAGCCGGGCCACGACCCGCGCCGCGTCCGGACCGGTGCCGACGACGTGGACCCGACGGGGGTCGGCGTCCGACCGCGGGAAGGCCGTGACCGCGGGCGTCCCGGTCGCCGGGTTCCGGCCGACGAACGCCTCCGCGTCGAACGCCTCGTGGACCGTCGCGGCGTCGAGCACGTCCGCCGGCGGGCCGTCGGCGCGGACCCGGCCGCCGGCGATGACGACGATCCGGTCGCAGTAGCGGGCCGCCATGTCGAGGTCGTGGATCGCCGCGATCGCGGCGCGGCCGTCGTCGGCGATGTCGCGGACGCGCTCCATCGTCGCCACGGCGTGGTTCACGTCGAGGCTCGCGGTCGGCTCGTCGAGCAGCAGCGCCGGCGTCTCCTGGGCCAGCGCCCGCGCGAGGAGGACCCGCTGACGCTCGCCGCCCGACACCTCGGTTATCGACCGATCGGCGAACCGCTCGACGCCGGCGGCGGCCATCGCCTCGTCGACCGCGGCCGCGTCCTCGGCGTCGTGGCCGTCGAACCGCCCGAGGTACGGGGTTCGGCCCATCTCGACGACGTGACGAACCCGGAAGTCGAAGGAGAGCCCCGTCTCCTGTGGAACGCTCGCCACGCGCCGGGCGACCTCGCGGGCGGACAGGTCGGCCGTCGGGTCGCCGTCGAGACGGACGGTGCCCCCGTCGGGCTCGATCGCGCCGGTCATCGCCCGGAGCACCGTCGTCTTCCCCGCGCCGTTCGGGCCGACGAGACCGACGAGCGTCCCCGGCTCGACGACGAGGTCGACCCCGGAGACCGCCTCGAGGTCGCCGAAGGAGACGGTCAGATCGCGGACGGCGACGAGCGGGTCGGCGGTGGAGGAGGGGTCGACGTCGGCGGGGGAGCGACCGGGGGCGGCGTCGTCGGCGTCGACCGCGGGAGCGGCGTCCCCGCTCACAGCTCGTGCACCTCGCGGTTCATGAGCAGGTAGACGAAGAAGGGCGCGCCGACGGCGGCGGTGACGACGCCGACCGGGAGCTCCGCGGAGCCGGAGCGGGCGGCCGTGTCGGCGGCGACGAGGAAGGTCCCGCCGGAGAGCGCGGCGGTCGGGAGCAGTATTCGGTGGTCGGGGCCGACGACGAGCCGGAGCATGTGCGGGACGATCAGGCCGACGAATCCGATTATCCCCGCGAACGCGACGCCCGCGGCCGTGATCAGCGCGCTCGCCGCGAGCAGGATCCGCTTCGTTCGCTCGACGTCGATCCCGAGCCCGTGCGCCTCCTCCTCGCCGAGCAGGAGGACGTTGAGGTCCCGGGCGTACACGAGAAGCACCGTGAAAAGCGGCGGGACGACGAGCATGGTGACGCCGACCTCGCTCCAGGCGGCCCCCGAGAGGTGGCCCATCAGCCACGCGACGATCCGGCGGAGCGACTCGCCGGCCTGTAACTGGAGGTACGAGATGACCGCGCCGAGGAACGTCTGGACGGCGACCCCCGCCAGGAGCAGCGTCGCGACCGGCGTCCGGCCGTGTCGCGTCGCGATGGCGTAGACGCCGAACGCCGCGATCAGCGCGCCGACGAACGCGAACAGGCTCACGCCGGTCCCGTAGGAGACGCCCACGTCGACCGCGCCGAGAAGCGGGAGCGTCAGCGTCGTCGACAGCGCGGTCGGGAAGACGATGAACGCGACCGCGCCGACGGCCGCGCCCGAGGAGACGCCGATGATCGAGGGGTCGGCCATCGGGTTCCGGAAGAACCCCTGCATCACGGTGCCCGCGGCCGCGAGCGAGAATCCGACGAGCGCCGCGAGGAGGATCCGCGGGAGCCTGACGAGCAACACGATCCGGCGGTGGACGTCGTCGACGGGGAAGGCGAACGGCGACCGGTAGGCGAACTCCACGCCGGGGAGCGCGAGCGGACCCGCGCCCGCCGTCCCGAACTCCACGCCCGCGGGCACGACCGCCGCGTTCAACACGATCTTCGCCACCTCCGCGGGCGGGATGGAGACGGGACCGATCCCGGCGCTGACGACGACGACGGCCGCCAGCGCGGCCGCTAGCGCGGTCGACCACGCGACGGCCCGACGCCGGACTCGCATTCGATAGGCAACAAAACTTGTAGTAGGTAAATACTTATTGGACCGGCCGTGTCGATACATCGATGCGAGACAGCTTCGCGGTCGCGGTCGCCCTGCTCGTGACGACCGCCCTCGTGGGCGGCGTCGCGGTCGGGGCGGCGGGCGCACAGCCGACGACCGAGACGGGCGACGCTCCGGAGATCCGCGGGACGGGGCCCCACCAGGCGGACGATGCGGAGTGTTCGTTCCCGCTCACCGTCACCGACGCGACGGGAATGGAGATCACTCTCGAGGAGCCGCCGGAGCGGATCACGACGACGAACCCGTCGGCCGCACAGACGCTGTGGGAGATCGGCGCGCGCGACCGCGTCGTCGGCGTGACCCAGTACGCCGCGTACCTCGACGGGGCGGGAGAGCGAACGAATGTCTCCGCCGCGGGCCTCGGCGTCGACGTCGAGAAGGTCGTCGGGACGGACCCGGACCTGGTGTTGGCCCCGAACGCCTCCGCCGACGACGTGGAGCCGCTCCGGAACGCCGACCTCACCGTCTACCACTTCTCGGAGGCGACCGACGTCGACGACATCGCCGAGAAGACGACGACCGTCGGCCGGCTGGTCGGCGCGTGTGACGCCGCCGCCGAGACGAACGAGGAGATGATGACCGCGGTCGCGGAGACGCGAAACCGGACCGCCGACCTCGACCGCCCGGACGCGCTCTACCCGCTGGGGAGCGGCTTCGTCGCCGCCGGTGACACCTTCATCGACGAGCTCATGACGATCGGCGGGGTCGAGAACGTCGCCGCCGCCGAACACGAGGGGTACCCGCAGCTCTCGGCCGAGGTCGTTCTCGAGCTGGATCCCGAGCTCATCCTCGTCAACGGTCCCGACGCGCCGATCATGGACGAGGAGCCGTACGCGAGCACGACCGCCGGCCGGGAGGGGAACGCGGTCGTCGTCGAGGTCCAGTGGCTGAACCAGCCGGCGCCGCGCAGCGTGATCGTGGCGACGTCGACCATCGCGGACGCGGTCGAGGAGTACAACGCGGCACAGGGGAGCGACGACGGGAGCGAGAGCGCCGACGACGGCGAAAGCGGGACGGAGAGTGACGCTGGCGGGAGTGACGCCGACGACAGCGACGGCGACGCCGGCGGGAGCGAGTCCGACGACGCCGGATCGGCCGGGACCGGCGACGAGGCTCCCGGGTTCGGGGTCGTCGCCGCGGTGCTGGCCGTGCTCGCGACGCTCGCCGTCGGCGTGACTCGCCGGCCGTAGGGAACCGTCGCGCCCGCCTCAGATCCCCTGACCCATCAGGTGGCTGCGCAACACGTCGGGGGTCTTGAGCCCGGCGTCGGTGTTGAGCAGGACGACGGTCTCGTCGCCCTCGAAGTACCCCTCCTCGGCGAGTTCCCACGCGCCCGCCGGCGCGGCCCCGCCCGCGGCGCCCGTCTCGATCACCTCGTTCTGGGCGACGGCGACCGCGCTCGCGAGGACGTCCTCGTCGTCCGCGGTCACCGCGGTCCCGCCGCTCTCCTCGATGGCCTCCAGGGCCTCGCGGCCGCCGGCGGGGTCGGGGATCTCCAACTCGCCGCAGATGGTGTCGGGCGTCGACCACGGCTCCGGCTCGTCGAGCCCGCGCTCGAGCGCGGCCGCGATCGGGGCACAGCCGCTCGCCTGGGCCGCGACGAGCCGGGGCACCGCGTCGATCGCGCCGATCCGCGCCAGCTCGGCGAAGCCCTTGTGGATCCCGGCGAGCACCTCGCCGGTGCCGGTCGGGACGACGACGACGTCGGGTGCGCCGCCGAGGTCCGCGACGAGCTCGAACGCGACCGTCTTCACCCCCTCGTGACGGTAGGGAGTCGTAAACTCGTTGAGGTCCATGTACTCCGTCTCCAGCTGTTCGTCGACGGCGGCGGCCGCGTCGGGGTAGCGCCCGCCGACGACCCGCATGTCGCCGCCGTGGACGTTCGTCATCGCCTTGTTCGAGAACGCGCAGCGCGAGGGGACGAACGCGTACGAGCGCAGCCCCGCCCGTCCGGCGTACGCGGCCATCGACTGGCCGGCGTTGCCGGGGCTCGCGCACGCGAGCGGCTCCACGTCGCGGTCGTCGGCGACCCCCGCGACCGCGGTCATCGCGACCGAGAGCCCGCGGTCGAGGACGGTCCCCGTCGGGTTCCGCCCCTCGTCTTTGACGTAGACGCGCTCGACGCCGAGCTCTCCGGCCAGGCGGTCGGTCGGCACGAGCGGGGTCGACCCCTCGCTCCCCGAGAGCGCGGCGGCCGCGGGGAACGGCAGGAGCGCGTCGTACCGCCAGTGGCCCAGCGCGCGTGCGCGCTCGGCGTCCCCCTCGCCGGCCGAAGCGGCTCCCGCGCCGAACAGCGCGTCGGGGTCGACCGCGTCGTAGTCGTAGGTCGGCTCGACGCGCCCCGTCTCCTCCGGGAGCTCCGCCGGGTCGGCCGTCTCGTACACCCGACCGGACGCGCGACTCTCCAGCCCGCGGAACGTCTCCGTCGTCTCCATACGCGACCTTGCGGCGGGCCCGACTAATCGCTTCGCTTCCCGCCCGCGCCGAATCGACAAACCTACCGACCGGCACGCCGCGTCCCGGTCGACCCGTCCCGCGGCCGCTTATTACCCGCCGGCCCGATACGACGCTCATGGACGCAGACGCCATCGTCGTCGGCGGCGGGCTGGCCGGGCTCGTCTCGGCGGCCCGGCTCGCGGAGGCGGGCGCGGACGTGACGCTCCTCGAACGGCGGCCGCGCGTCGGCGGCCGGGTCCGTTCCCGCGAGGTCGACGGATTCACGCTCGACCGCGGGTTCCAGGTGCTGTTCACGAGCTACCCGGCCGTGGCGCGCGAGATCGACGCGGACGCGCTGGACCTCCGGCGGTTCTCGCCGGGCGCGACGATCTGTCGGCCGGGATCGCGGGCCGTCCTCTTGGACCCCCTCCGCGAGCCGACCGCCGCGGTCGAGTCCGCGCTCAACCGCGAGGTGCCCTTCTCCGACAAGCTCCGCACGCTCGCGCTCCGATACGACCTCTCGAAGCGCGGAGAGAACGAGTTCTTCGCGGACGCCGGCTCCGCCGCCGACGCCTCGATCCGCGAGTACCTCGCGGACTGGGGTTTCTCGAGCGACTACGTCGCGAACTTCGTCGAGCCCTTCTACGGCGGGATCACCCTCGACCGGTCGCTGTCGACTTCGAAGCAGGTCTTCGAGTACACCTTCCGCGCGATGAGCCGCGGGTCGATCGCGATCCCCGCCGACGGGATGGCGGCGATCCCCGACCAGTTGGCCGAGCGCGCCGCGGACGCCGGCGTCGAGGTCCGCACCGGCGAGGACGTCGAGGCGGTCGACGTCGGATCCGGCGGCCGGTTCCGACTCGGCTCCGGCGGCCCCGCCGACGGCGCGCGCGTCGAACTCGCGGACGGGGAGACGCTCGACGCGGACTGTGTCGTCGTCGCGACCACGCCCCCGGAGGCGCGGCGACTGACGGGCGTCGAGTCGATCCCCGAGTCGGGAGTTCCGAACGTCACCGCGTGGTTCGCGCTCCCCGAACGGTCGTCGTTTTCGACCGGAAAACGGATCCTGCTCAACGCGGCCGGCGAGTCGCCGAACGCGGTCGTGCCGATCTCGGAGGTCGCCCCCGAGTACGCGCCCCGGAACCGCCCGCTGCTCGCGGCGACGTTCCTCGGCGAGACGGCGCTGGAGCTCGAGGCGGCCGACCTCCGCGAGGAGACCCGCGAGGCGCTCTCGGCGTGGTATCCGGAACGGGGGTTCGAGAGCCTCGAGACCGTCGCCGTCGACCGGATCCCCTTCGCGCAGTTCGCCCAGCCGTCGGGCGTCCACGCGACGCTTCCCGACCCGGACGACCCCGAGGGGCCGGTGGTGCTCGCGGGCGAGTACACCGAGTGGTCGTCGATCCAGGGCGCGCTGGAGAGCGGGCGGGCCGCGGCGGAGGCGGCGAGCGAGTACCGCTAGTCGCCCGGATCGTCGCGCCCGGGGTCGGTCGTGTCGCCCCCGTCGCCCCTGTCGCTCGAGTCCTCGTCCGGCAGCGTGAGTACGTTCTCGCGGCCCAGCCGGAACCCTTCCAGGTCGCCCTCGTCGCGGAGCCCGGTCACCACCTGGCTCGTTTTGGCGGCCGTCCAGTCGAGCTCCTCGGCGACCCGTTTCTGTTTCATCCGGCCCCCTTCGTGCTCAACGAGCCGCAGCACCTGCTCCTCGTTGCTCAAGAGATCCGCGTCGACGGGCGGGGCGTCCGCGTCGTCGTCCGTCGAACCGTCGTCCGTCGTGTCGTCGTCCATCGAGCCGTCCTCGGTCGACTCGTCGTCCGCGTCGTCGCGCTCCTCGGGCGCGTCGGTCGCACCCGGCTCCGTCGACGATCCGCCGCCCGCGGCAGCGCCGGTCGCCGCGGCTCCCGTCTCGGCCGGCGTCGGTTCCGCCTCCGCCGAGGGCGACTCCCGATCGCGCCGGGAGTACGCCAGGGCTCCGCCGAGGACGACGAGGAGGCCGACGGCGGCGAGGATCGGCAGCCCGCTCGGGATCGAGTCCACCACGGAGTCGGGGACCATCGAGACCCGCGGTTCGCCTCCGGCGAAGTCGACCGGACCGACCCAGACGACCGACCCGTCTCGCGTCTCCGCGGGTTCGGGGGAGGCCGCATCCAGCTCGTGGGAGTCCGGCCACGAGACGATGAGCGAGCTCTCCTCGTCGAGGAACATCCCGTCTATCGCGTCGCCGGCCGCGATCCGGCCGTCCTCGACGGTCGCGAACCCGCCCCAGCGGAACCGGTAGGTGACGACGCCGTACTCCTGGGGGATCTCCCGGCGCTCGGCGGTCACCGACACGTTCGAGACGTTCATCTCGCGGCCCGTCGCGTTCGCCGCCTCTCCGACCGTCGTCTCCATCCGCCCGCGGAACCGGTCGGTGTACGCCTCGGGGTTCGCCTCGAGGTCCGTCCGGAACTCCTCGAAGGCCCGCTCCTCGTCGCTCGTCGAGAGCCGCACCCGGTACTCGATCGTCCAGACCGCGTCGCCGTCGGCGTCGACGTCGACGGTGATCAACACGTCGTCGGGGTCGATCTCCTCCTGTTGGGCGAAGGGGTCCCCGGCGACGCCCGCGACGCCGGCGGACGCGCCGACGAGGAGGCCCGCCACGAGAAGGCCGACGACGAGGATCGGACTGACGAGACGCCAGTCGAGCGTCGAGAGCGCCGTCGTTCGCTGCACGGACGACACGACACGCGGACGCGCTAAATCGCTTCTCATGTCCGCCGTGGGCCTCGGGCGGCCGCCGTCGGAGCGAGCACGCTACGGGCCACCGCGTCCGCCGCCGCTCGCTCCGTCTCCCGCACCCGAGCCCGGATCGCCCTCGGACCCCG is part of the Halorubrum aethiopicum genome and encodes:
- a CDS encoding EamA family transporter; protein product: MNQVVLLALIGAIAWGFWALFADVATRSMPPEVAMIVSYSVAIGVAVVYAWYRGTAFLGNDPTALWFAGLAGVASGVGAVAYYAALQVGSAGIATTITAMYFVVAAALGFLLFGNTPAISDLAGIAAAVVAVALIAY
- a CDS encoding class I SAM-dependent methyltransferase; this encodes MSVPCVAVERERGEAVRARLADADLLDGDHEIAVDDGTIYVPVTDPSAVPADLADRIVERDAAERDRPRTPADLLGYEPSLERLGDIVILDEDDDERAREIADAVMASDLPCATVLNRASPIAGELRVREWDVLAGNGTETVHREYGHEFALDVAAVYFSPRLATERHRVVEQVDPDERVVDMFAGVGPYAVPMAARGAEVVACDLNETAIAYLEENAARNGVEDRVTAIAGDVRETTGSYAGAADRLVMNLPHSADEFLETAVALAGDDCVVHYYDIQHEDDPFGPGERAIRAAAGDAYDVAVETERVVRSYAPHEYNVCLDVRLTRV
- a CDS encoding ATP-binding cassette domain-containing protein, which codes for MSGDAAPAVDADDAAPGRSPADVDPSSTADPLVAVRDLTVSFGDLEAVSGVDLVVEPGTLVGLVGPNGAGKTTVLRAMTGAIEPDGGTVRLDGDPTADLSAREVARRVASVPQETGLSFDFRVRHVVEMGRTPYLGRFDGHDAEDAAAVDEAMAAAGVERFADRSITEVSGGERQRVLLARALAQETPALLLDEPTASLDVNHAVATMERVRDIADDGRAAIAAIHDLDMAARYCDRIVVIAGGRVRADGPPADVLDAATVHEAFDAEAFVGRNPATGTPAVTAFPRSDADPRRVHVVGTGPDAARVVARLAAAGHATTLGVVPEGDAAAVAAADAGARAVTVPPFAPVDAESLAAARELAAAADVAVVVGGDGTGPDRTDGDDRTDGTEGPDARGRIANAADRVVEVPSDVDGGELLAAVATEPAAGTEPSAGTEPPGST
- the btuC gene encoding vitamin B12 ABC transporter permease BtuC: MRVRRRAVAWSTALAAALAAVVVVSAGIGPVSIPPAEVAKIVLNAAVVPAGVEFGTAGAGPLALPGVEFAYRSPFAFPVDDVHRRIVLLVRLPRILLAALVGFSLAAAGTVMQGFFRNPMADPSIIGVSSGAAVGAVAFIVFPTALSTTLTLPLLGAVDVGVSYGTGVSLFAFVGALIAAFGVYAIATRHGRTPVATLLLAGVAVQTFLGAVISYLQLQAGESLRRIVAWLMGHLSGAAWSEVGVTMLVVPPLFTVLLVYARDLNVLLLGEEEAHGLGIDVERTKRILLAASALITAAGVAFAGIIGFVGLIVPHMLRLVVGPDHRILLPTAALSGGTFLVAADTAARSGSAELPVGVVTAAVGAPFFVYLLMNREVHEL
- a CDS encoding PGF-CTERM-anchored ABC transporter substrate-binding protein, with product MRDSFAVAVALLVTTALVGGVAVGAAGAQPTTETGDAPEIRGTGPHQADDAECSFPLTVTDATGMEITLEEPPERITTTNPSAAQTLWEIGARDRVVGVTQYAAYLDGAGERTNVSAAGLGVDVEKVVGTDPDLVLAPNASADDVEPLRNADLTVYHFSEATDVDDIAEKTTTVGRLVGACDAAAETNEEMMTAVAETRNRTADLDRPDALYPLGSGFVAAGDTFIDELMTIGGVENVAAAEHEGYPQLSAEVVLELDPELILVNGPDAPIMDEEPYASTTAGREGNAVVVEVQWLNQPAPRSVIVATSTIADAVEEYNAAQGSDDGSESADDGESGTESDAGGSDADDSDGDAGGSESDDAGSAGTGDEAPGFGVVAAVLAVLATLAVGVTRRP
- a CDS encoding threonine synthase, coding for METTETFRGLESRASGRVYETADPAELPEETGRVEPTYDYDAVDPDALFGAGAASAGEGDAERARALGHWRYDALLPFPAAAALSGSEGSTPLVPTDRLAGELGVERVYVKDEGRNPTGTVLDRGLSVAMTAVAGVADDRDVEPLACASPGNAGQSMAAYAGRAGLRSYAFVPSRCAFSNKAMTNVHGGDMRVVGGRYPDAAAAVDEQLETEYMDLNEFTTPYRHEGVKTVAFELVADLGGAPDVVVVPTGTGEVLAGIHKGFAELARIGAIDAVPRLVAAQASGCAPIAAALERGLDEPEPWSTPDTICGELEIPDPAGGREALEAIEESGGTAVTADDEDVLASAVAVAQNEVIETGAAGGAAPAGAWELAEEGYFEGDETVVLLNTDAGLKTPDVLRSHLMGQGI
- a CDS encoding NAD(P)/FAD-dependent oxidoreductase, which translates into the protein MDADAIVVGGGLAGLVSAARLAEAGADVTLLERRPRVGGRVRSREVDGFTLDRGFQVLFTSYPAVAREIDADALDLRRFSPGATICRPGSRAVLLDPLREPTAAVESALNREVPFSDKLRTLALRYDLSKRGENEFFADAGSAADASIREYLADWGFSSDYVANFVEPFYGGITLDRSLSTSKQVFEYTFRAMSRGSIAIPADGMAAIPDQLAERAADAGVEVRTGEDVEAVDVGSGGRFRLGSGGPADGARVELADGETLDADCVVVATTPPEARRLTGVESIPESGVPNVTAWFALPERSSFSTGKRILLNAAGESPNAVVPISEVAPEYAPRNRPLLAATFLGETALELEAADLREETREALSAWYPERGFESLETVAVDRIPFAQFAQPSGVHATLPDPDDPEGPVVLAGEYTEWSSIQGALESGRAAAEAASEYR
- a CDS encoding helix-turn-helix transcriptional regulator: MQRTTALSTLDWRLVSPILVVGLLVAGLLVGASAGVAGVAGDPFAQQEEIDPDDVLITVDVDADGDAVWTIEYRVRLSTSDEERAFEEFRTDLEANPEAYTDRFRGRMETTVGEAANATGREMNVSNVSVTAERREIPQEYGVVTYRFRWGGFATVEDGRIAAGDAIDGMFLDEESSLIVSWPDSHELDAASPEPAETRDGSVVWVGPVDFAGGEPRVSMVPDSVVDSIPSGLPILAAVGLLVVLGGALAYSRRDRESPSAEAEPTPAETGAAATGAAAGGGSSTEPGATDAPEERDDADDESTEDGSMDDDTTDDGSTDDDADAPPVDADLLSNEEQVLRLVEHEGGRMKQKRVAEELDWTAAKTSQVVTGLRDEGDLEGFRLGRENVLTLPDEDSSDRGDGGDTTDPGRDDPGD